In Pedobacter heparinus DSM 2366, the following are encoded in one genomic region:
- a CDS encoding putative porin: MYKRIVLFVFLLISLGIGQVTAQDLKTTVKDNKELDSLRKKEEEGQDSVVFTSKYVRYTTLKLTKDSIQTLALDTSLNGFQNFSVLVQPRRPTVSTGNLGLAAMPMLFEPLKTIGFDAGFHALDYYAMTQDDVKYYQARTPFTSLYYVAASDVEQVFRVIHSQNVKKNFNIGANFNRIGANGVYARQRGDDLNGALFTWYQSPNKRYNLWSNAIFNTLKAAENGSITNDSIYTSASQLGLNRIAERIRLNNARQIWRQGSFMLKQTYFVGRIDSLAQEISDKILPTNKISYTFKYSKNSYAFQKDEADDHSVFPKGYADSTFTNDSTSYKHIQNEFIYSFFLRAKASTIIKNELKLDAGIRHDYYDYTQLGRYRDKTNFYNYTSSFQNITLLGAAGYRFSNRIDLNVDVEQIFQGLNTGDFLYEAKSNVLLSNSVGRVVLGTYFQNKSPEELYNRYVGNHYSWLNNFDRTKTINLSFKYFNDRLKFDATAEYYLINNYLYFEQDTLGSVTKNGIKPVQLSGSINLLKIALGKKFKWGKFHLDSYLVYQKTDNPGILRTPEVYTFNSFYLDQTFFKVLKTNVGFDVRYNTSYKNYSYSPAAGQFYVGSNDKTFDTTPIVDVWVKASLRKANLFVKCDYVNQGFPVNGYYTINQYPMQDRLLFKFGVQWNFYD; this comes from the coding sequence ATGTATAAACGCATTGTTTTATTTGTTTTTTTGCTGATCAGTTTGGGTATTGGGCAGGTAACTGCGCAGGACTTAAAAACTACGGTTAAGGACAATAAGGAACTGGACTCTTTAAGAAAAAAGGAAGAGGAGGGGCAGGATTCAGTAGTGTTTACTTCTAAATATGTACGGTATACAACACTTAAACTTACTAAAGACAGCATACAGACCCTGGCCCTGGATACCAGTTTAAACGGCTTTCAAAACTTTAGTGTGCTTGTTCAGCCACGCAGGCCAACAGTTAGTACCGGAAACCTAGGCCTGGCTGCCATGCCCATGTTGTTTGAACCACTTAAAACAATAGGCTTTGATGCCGGATTTCATGCGCTGGATTATTATGCGATGACCCAGGATGATGTGAAATATTATCAGGCCCGAACCCCCTTTACCAGTCTATACTACGTTGCTGCGAGCGATGTGGAACAGGTTTTTAGGGTTATCCATTCTCAAAATGTAAAGAAGAATTTTAATATTGGCGCCAATTTTAACCGGATAGGTGCCAATGGTGTTTATGCCCGGCAAAGGGGCGACGATTTAAATGGTGCACTTTTTACCTGGTATCAATCGCCCAACAAACGCTATAACCTGTGGAGTAATGCTATATTTAATACACTAAAAGCAGCAGAAAACGGGTCCATCACCAACGACAGCATTTATACCAGTGCTTCGCAGCTTGGCCTTAACCGGATAGCCGAACGCATAAGGTTAAACAATGCCAGGCAAATATGGCGGCAAGGTTCTTTTATGCTTAAGCAAACCTACTTTGTTGGCCGTATAGATAGCCTTGCCCAGGAAATATCAGACAAGATACTGCCCACTAACAAAATCTCTTACACATTTAAGTACAGTAAAAATTCTTATGCCTTTCAAAAGGATGAGGCTGATGACCACTCAGTATTTCCGAAAGGCTATGCCGACAGTACCTTTACAAATGACAGTACCAGTTACAAACACATCCAGAACGAATTCATTTATAGCTTTTTTCTCAGGGCCAAGGCCAGTACCATCATAAAAAATGAGCTGAAACTGGATGCCGGGATAAGGCATGATTATTACGATTATACCCAGCTTGGACGGTACAGGGATAAAACCAATTTTTATAATTACACCTCTTCTTTTCAGAACATTACCCTGCTGGGCGCTGCCGGTTACAGGTTTAGCAACAGGATAGACCTGAATGTTGATGTTGAACAGATTTTTCAGGGCCTCAATACCGGCGATTTCCTTTATGAAGCAAAAAGTAACGTATTGCTCAGCAATTCCGTGGGTAGGGTAGTTCTGGGGACTTATTTTCAGAATAAATCACCCGAAGAACTTTACAACAGATATGTGGGCAACCATTACAGCTGGTTAAACAATTTTGACCGCACCAAAACCATTAACCTTTCTTTTAAATATTTTAATGATAGGCTGAAATTTGACGCTACCGCCGAATACTACCTGATCAATAATTACCTGTATTTTGAGCAGGATACCCTGGGTTCAGTTACCAAAAATGGCATTAAACCAGTTCAGCTAAGTGGCAGTATCAACCTGCTTAAAATTGCATTAGGCAAGAAATTTAAATGGGGTAAGTTTCATCTGGACAGTTACCTGGTTTATCAGAAAACCGATAATCCCGGAATTCTGCGTACACCTGAGGTCTATACTTTTAACAGCTTTTACCTGGACCAGACTTTTTTTAAGGTGCTCAAAACCAACGTAGGTTTTGATGTACGTTACAATACCTCCTATAAAAACTATTCCTATTCACCTGCAGCAGGGCAGTTTTATGTGGGCAGCAACGACAAGACCTTTGATACCACGCCAATTGTTGACGTTTGGGTAAAGGCCAGTTTAAGAAAGGCCAATCTGTTTGTAAAATGCGATTATGTAAACCAGGGCTTCCCTGTTAATGGCTATTATACCATTAACCAATATCCTATGCAGGATAGGCTATTGTTCAAATTTGGTGTACAATGGAATTTTTACGACTAG
- a CDS encoding NUDIX domain-containing protein, producing MKQSYGILLYRWRSGQPEFFLVHPGGPFFVNKHAGSWTIPKGEANVDEAPLHTAIREFEEETGYRPSGHFIPLTPIVQKGGKQVHCWAVEGDLDATAIRSNTFELEWPPHSAKKQVFPEIDRAEWHCFEEACKLINEKQQDLLQQFSNLAKNNI from the coding sequence ATGAAACAGAGTTACGGCATATTGTTATACAGGTGGAGATCGGGCCAACCAGAATTTTTTCTGGTGCATCCCGGCGGCCCTTTCTTTGTAAATAAACATGCCGGAAGCTGGACCATCCCTAAAGGTGAGGCCAACGTGGACGAAGCCCCACTACATACGGCCATCAGGGAATTTGAGGAAGAAACAGGCTATCGGCCATCTGGTCATTTTATTCCATTAACCCCTATTGTCCAGAAAGGTGGCAAACAGGTGCATTGCTGGGCCGTTGAAGGCGACCTTGACGCTACAGCCATCCGCAGCAACACTTTTGAACTGGAATGGCCGCCACATTCGGCAAAAAAACAGGTCTTCCCTGAAATAGATCGTGCAGAATGGCATTGCTTTGAAGAAGCCTGCAAACTGATCAATGAAAAGCAGCAGGACCTGTTGCAGCAGTTTAGCAACCTGGCAAAAAACAACATCTGA